AGAGTGCAAGCCTATCCAGCAGTGACGAaggaaatttgcagctgaaaggaATAAAGTGATCAATCAAGAGGTGGATAGTTTGCTAGCGGCGAACAAAATAAGAgaggtaaaatatccagaatggctatCAAATGTGGTAGTAGTgcccaagaagaatggaaagtggagagtatgagtggatttcaccgacctcaacaaagcatgtccaaaagatcccttcccgctgccacacattgacgcaatggtagatgcgacagctggacacgagatgttaacattcttaGACGCCTAGACTGGTTACAACCGAATCAAAATGGATCCAGCAGACCAAGAGAAGACAACATTCATGTCCAAAAGGGGGATATACTGCTACAACATTATGCCTTTCGGCTTGAAGAATGTGGGGTCTACGTATCAGAGATTGGTCAACCAGatgttcaaagaacaaataggaagaaccatggatgtatacattgacgatatggtagTAAAATCAGAGAAGGCCAAGGATcacatgcggcatctggcagGAACCTTCAGCACACTCggagaatacaaaatgaagccgAACCCTTCCAAATGCACCTTTGGAGTCTCATCCGGAAAGTTCTTGGGCTACATTGTAACTCAAAGGGGAATAGAAGCCAGCACAGAGCAAATTAAGGCAGTGTTGCAATTAGAGTCGCCAGAAAAGCCAAAGGGCGTGCAACGACTAGCAGGGAAGGTAGCAGCTTTTAGCAGGTTCATCTCGAGATCCTCAGATAAATGCAGGTTATTCTATGATATACTGAGGAAGAGCCAAAGATTCGAGTGGACCTAGAGCACGAGAAAGCGTTCAGAGAGTTGAAGCATTATCTTAGCACCCCACCACTGCTATCAAAAccagagcaaggagaaccattctTTCTCTACCTTgccgtcacagaggtggcagtAAGCGCGGTCCTAGCTAGGGAGCAGGATAAGGAGCAACGGCTAGTCTAccacgtaagcaagtctctgctgccagcagagaccaggtacacgtcTCTCGAAAAACTGGTACGTGCACTTGTAATTGCATCTTATAAACTGCGCCCTTACTTTGAGTtccacaccatacatgttgtgactaACTACCCACTAAAATCTATAATGAGAAAGCCTGagttgtcaggcagaatgtcgaaatggtccgtacacctcagtgggtatgACATTAGGTATGACCCAAGAACGGCGATAAAGTCGCAAGCATTAGCAGATTTCATATCAGATTTCAGCCCAGCTATCCAAAACCTGGCAGACAAGGAAATCCTAACCCTCAAAGAGGATAAGGAAGCAGAAGTCTGGCAAATGCACATCGATGGAGCCTCCAATCAAAGGGGGGAAGGGGTAGGCCTGATCTTGCGATCTCCACACATGGATCTGATAGCACAAGCCGTTCGTTGTGAATTTAAGACAactaacaatgaaacagagtacgaAACCTTAATACTAGGGAAGTAGCTAGCTCTGGAGTTGGGAGTAAAAAACCTACAGGTATATAGCGATTCCTTGCTTATAGTCAACCATGTGAATGATGAATATGTAGCCAGGGATTCAAATATGATAGCCTATTTAAAAGTAGAAAAGGAGCTCAAGCAGAAATTCAGAGATTGCAAGCTCAAACAAGTCCCTAGAGACCAGAATGTAGAGGCTGACGTCCTAGCAACCCCGGGGGCAACCTTCAAGCCAACAGAGCTGGCTAACATCCCCATCGCGCATGTATTGGAGCCATCAATCCAAAAGACGGAGGAAGTAGACAAAGGAAAGCTAGAAGATCACCAAGATGAAGCAACAGTTCTATCAAGCACAGACGACCAGACAGCTGACCCGGATTGGCGTACGCGTTACCTGGATTGGCGTACGCCTTACCTGGATTGGCTGAGACACGGCAAGCTGCAAAATTGCAAAAAAGAGGTAAGGGGTTTTAAAATGAAAGCCACCAAATTCACGCTGATTGAAAATGTGCTTTTTAGAAAGTCGCCGGCAggaccctacttacggtgcctggataaGCAAGAAGCACAAACTGTATTGCATGCCCTCCACAGTAGCGAATGCGGAAACCATACAGGAGGCAGAAGTCTGTCAAACAAATCCCTCAGACAAGGCTATTTTTGGCCTACAATGAGGGCAGGCTCAGCATAATATGCTCAAAAATGTGACGCCCGCCAGCGGTCAGCGCCAATGATACACCAGCCAAAAGAACCTTTGCATACCATCATTTCCCCTTGGCCATTCACGACATGGGGAATGGATATCGTGGGCCCTCTGCCTAGAGCCCAGGAAACAGACTGTGAATGCTGACAATGACAGACTATTTTTCAAAGgagatagaggcagaagcattcaccgAGGTAAAATATAAGCAAGTCATTTCTTTTATCAAATGTAATATCctctgcaggtttggtatcccatcagaaatcatatatGACAATGGGTCATAGTTCGTGTCAAATGACGtggagggatactgtgccagatggAACATCTCACTAAAgaagtcagcacccaggactcccaagtccaacgggcaagctgagtccaATAATAAAATCATTATAGACATTTTGAGGAGGAGGTTAGAGGAGTTAGggggaaagtgggcagatgagttgCCACGGGTGCTGTGGTCAGACAGGACCACACCAAAGACGGTGACAGGCTAGACACCCTTCAACCTGGTATTTGGCGCAAAAGCAGtaattccatcagaagttctactTCTAAtccacaggtatggatgtataacaggggaactgaacaatgcagagatgatcAGGAGCCTGGACACGATAGATGAGCTGCGCGCAAGTGCAAAgatacgtctggctgcctacaaacagtcagtcgccaaaagctacaacaagaacgtaaaaatcaggctcctggaggtaggagacctggttctccgcgaGGTGTTCCAAAACACCAGAAATCGCAAAGTAGGCAAATTTGCctataaatgggaaggaccataccaggttgaAGGCGTTGTTGGCCATGGGGCGTACAGATTGATGACCATAGATGGTCACATAATACACAAACCATAGAACATACTTCACCTAAAGAGGTATCACTTTTGATAACAAGTAGAGTTTAGTGTACATAGTTTGtattcaaaaaccctaaaaaaaacagTAGTAGGCGTACTACCAAACtttattttacttctttttttacatttcttcaaaacttAAAACTGTTATTGGAGCAGTGTGGTCTGTAGCTTCCTGGGACCACGGTTGCTCTGAAACCCCATGAGATAGCGCCAGGTACTTCACATTGTTCTAGTAGATTTTCTCTATTTTGGGCTCTTTTGAAAATACCATGTTGTACTTTAACATCTATGGGACGTTGAAAGTGTTGccagcaggactgtcaactgtaaacgcggggtgacaaggcacatagCACTCCAATATGCCTAACCTAACTCTCCAATAGGAGCACCCTCATCATCCGACTTGTGGAACATACGAAGGGGAGCTTGCCCGACAGCTCAAAGCTCACGCAGCTACCCCGGATACCACCCCCAAAAATAGATATCGGCACCGAGTACTCGACGTagtcagggccccagcatgcatgcacaaacACAAGGAGCGCAGAGATCTCTGAGCAACCAGGATCCTGCAATAACGTTCCACTgatcctagaatgacgataaacttgcctaaggtacgcCCCTATTGgctctaaacatgatgaacacaccttgcgtcatgaacaaggttaagtagtcaaaaCGCGACACATGTCTAATCAGCCCCCTGGgttgacacggcagctagctaagTCTAAATAAGCCTTCTCGGGCAGACACGACAGGTCTAAATCAACCTCTTAGGTTGACACGACCACCTCCAATCAGAacgcggcatatgcctaaatcagccccCTGGGCTAACACGGCAGCTAGCAAAGTCTAagtcagccttttcaggctgacacgactggtctaaatcaacctcctaggttgacacggccacttcCAACTTTAAATCAGCCATAGGGCTCGCACAACGGTATTCACAAGTCTAAAACGGCTCTCGGAGCTAAGTCTGACCACCTAATATGTGCCTAAGTCTATAAAATCAACAAAAACGTCATTGCATGAATAAAAGACGACTTGCCAAAACCGGGCAAGGATCATTTCAAAATATAGCCATGCTTGCCTTAAAATACTTACAAGTCTGCGCCATCACAGGGCCAGACCACCAATCATGAAAAACTTAAAATATTTTTAACTAGAGGCCAGGTCAATGACCTCCCTCTCAGACGCCTCTCCTGCATTTTCCTGCTGACTTCCCTTTTCAGGTAAAAGATCAGGTTTCACCTTCCCATCGCCAGCAGCCTCGTTGACCTCCACAGCAACGACAGCTTCCTGGAAGGGGCCAACCTCCTCAGCAGCAGTCTGCTCCATCAATGCAGAGGAGttcacctcaccaacctcaggcatcagcacGCTCAAGTCAGGTTGAACAGGGTAGAGGGTCTCCAGCTGCCTCTCTTCCTCCTCTATTGACTGAAGCGTGTGAGGATCAGTCAACACAGCACGCATCCCGCTAATCTTGCCCCACCAGGTAGCATAGGCGACAATGTTGGTGGCCAGGGTGATTAGCTCGTTGATCCTTTCGTCAGCACGCACAAGGGCATCAGAGAAAGTATTGCACAATTCTTGAGTGCATGCTAGCTGGTCAGCTTCCTCCTTCAGCCTCTTCTTAGCTTCAGATAGCTCCGTCTTCAGCTCCGTCACACGCTCTCTCAGATTAAGGCCCTGCTGCTCCAGGCCGGTGATAGTTCCAATAAGCTCTTGGTTCTTGGCGTGGGTGGCACGGCtggttgatacgtgcatattctatacactttatctgtggttttggcacgtatttccatgcataattgatagcttaaggctactatttctcccgaaacggtttactttgcattttccatgatttattgtaggaatgcgtggaagtaggctaaatcaagccaagttcGTCCTCCGGAAGCGAGTTCAAGGAAGCCAATAAGAAGGAAAGttcattcactcaccttgggatgcgtgcaaggagtgaagagttgtttggaagcatcaaggagccactgcacagcattttcagtcgatcgactaagactttcagtcgatcgaccactggagctcAGACAGGAGCCACTGTTCCgcatgttcagtcgatcgactgtgctgaccagtcgatcgacctgatttcgagctgatgtttaattttccgtgttagacttttaaaagcccaacttgtaattaactttcagtatctttttatcagtagaaggcagcaacttttaggttatgtttTCATTCGGGGaaaaaccttagttttcagatctagcttgagacggaaacctggattcgaatgctttgttcttgatattcaattagtaagacttttatgcaattcttctttttcctattttgcttgtcaatttaattcttgtttcatcaattaatttcagtaattgaatttctctcctttgttctagttagattccatcacgttgaatttgttcttatttattaatttcgcaattagtgtagtcATGATTATGAGTAGGTAATTCTTTGATTGGGAAtgaggtgagccatggtattgaattaggatagttgtgtagcatgaattcttccgtattggtcttgttatcttttgatggacttctttgctaggtcgaaagattggtaaattgatttatcgctagatttagaatttctcttgagtgaaaactttgataaattctagggaattttttagaccgtgaggttatttgagcttcgATCGCAAGATtagcttattttccctgagaccgtattatgagATCTCTTCTGCTTGACTGACCTGTtacttgccatggtgaaccgaaattcccgatcctctttttatcttgttaagaatattcattttagcaattagccagttaatcaatcgatttcaaaaccctcaatttatcgttactttgtagactgaaaaatagcaaacaaaatcaaccttgtctctctgtggttcgacccttactatcactagctatagttttagtttggaattataaatttaattttggtactaaacgacggtatcaaattttggcgccgaattccggggagacggtgtaattacattttgctttattttagtttattttccttgtctcggggaacttttgttccttgaggccgttgcttaccctcgcttctagttttgcttttgcacgaTTAGAGGACGggttttgagaggaagacttgagtactctcattttggaagttatggctacgatatatgataattttcagccaaaggagcaccaccttccaaaggggcaacagttacctaccccttctaccggtaaattcgagtttcgttcctcttatattgatttagtggaacgGAATCGATTCATGGTCTACGGATGAAGACCCCTTGaaacatatggaaattttcacggactattgctgttcaatacctataccggatggggtaactcaagatgaagtaaaggggttcatgttcttatactccttgaaggattcggcgcgagattggtatcgCTACCTCGATAGAGTAGCTTGTGTGAGTCACCGATTGGACATCTTTAGcactagccttctacaagaagtacttcccgctTTCAAAGATTGATGCCTTGAAGAGTAAAATCACGAGTTTTCAGCAAGGAGCCGAcgaagatttttgtgaagcatggggacgtttcaaaagtttggtccgagttgtccctcatcatggtttcaagaatggtatctttgcaatctattttacaatgctttatatgatgattacaaggtcatcttgGATGCACATTTTGCTAATGGCGAGTTTCAAAATAATCTaggtcaaagtaaaggttggaacaccattgaggagatggcagtccataaagctgagtttgggagttcacgtggtaagtcacgaaagcaaagtgaagaTATGATTCTTTGTTGTGACACTTATAACCTCCATTTTCTACCCGTCTCGAGATGCTCGAGacttctgaagcttccaagggGAAAGTCGAAATTCCTATTCAAAACTCGGATGAGATCGAGAAGTTAAGagagatggtccaactccttttggttcaagtggcgaatatggaagcagccgggattgagtcctcacagaattttgtgaaacaattggagaatatggaggctaagcaagccgctaattcttcaattaaatgtgaagggccggttgagacgatcaatgccatcaatctcagaagtggcctttcttatgaaagtcccgacaagccaaaggaagactcggggaatgatgaagaagctcgtttgAATTCTGATGCAAAAACGAGTCTGAATGCCAGTAATTCAGGTCGATCGACCTgcattcccagtcgatcgactgaagtgtcagacaaaatagtttctggtcagaaactattcacacctagcacatccagtcgatcgaccaacatcctcagtcgatcgactgagatacctgaTGACGATAATTCTGGGCAGAGGCTATTTCACGCCCggctacttggtcgatcgaccacccataccagtcgatcgacgggatctccagagcaggatgcaaatccgtcaactagtttgcatgattcaccactcattgatgatttgacgggggttttaaacctacggaagccgaaggttactgatcctacggcctgtgttgcagtcccgtatccggagcgtttgaaggctaccaagctggagcgtaagtttggtaagtttctggagatggtccagaatctcgaggtaacggttcctttcactgatttaattacccaggtaccctcttatgctaagtttatgaaagatattttgaatcgtaagagaaattttcgtgatgatggtaatgttgcgtttgtggaggaatgtaatgttctttcacaagttaatgtgccacctaaattaaaggacccgggtagtttttcaattccttgcactataggtaaccacgtaattgggaaggccctttgtgacttaggggccagcgttagtgtcatgccgtattctgtttgcgaaaggttaaacattggtagacttaaggtgaccgatattaccgttcaaatggcaaatagatcgactcagagacctataggtgttctagaggatgtacccgttcgagtgggtaagttttttatccctgtcgatttcgttgttttggacattgggAGGATAGtcggatacctattattttaggcggACCGTTCCTAAATACAAATttgtgatagatgtcaaacgcggaaccatcaccttagaggtaggggatgacaccattgagttgatCTTGCTCACAAGGCAAATCGAACTCGCTtgatgaggatacgtgttattctATTGATGTTGTTGACAGGattgttacttgtaattggagggaatccttagccaaggatcccttagctgatctaactcaTTTAGATGAGTGTGCGGAGTAATACAATGGAGAATCTTTGAGGAGCGGATGCTTTGgttgcctcaatggagagctacgagctcaatgaaggagaagatgagatgcttttgAGCACGGCTAACGATAACTTGgtgaacacttgctacaccattgaagcgATTCTGTCTATctttgtagaggtaaaggtgccagagcgtaagccacttccccctaatcttaagtatgtttttctagatgatacggagcgaTTACCCcactattgttagctctaagcttaacgATGACCGGTATATGCTGCTTTGATgcgtgtacttaagaaaaacaggaaggctttgggttactctttggatgacattaagggcatcgcccccgatgtttgtatgcacaggatagagttggaagaaggccacaagccttatagacagggtcaacgcaagttgaacccaaaGATGCgggaagttgttatggctgaggtgatgaaactacttgatgcaggtattatttatacgattggcaactccaagtgggttagcccgattcaggtggtcccgaagaaaggagggactaccgtggttaaaaatgataaaaatgaattaataccaactcgagtagtgacggggtggcggatgtgcattgattatagacagttaaatgccgccactaagaaagaccatttccccctcccttttgttgaccaaatgactgaaagacttgcttctaacaaatttttttgttttctagacggatattcagggttctttcagatccctattcatccggacgatcagagtaagactacttttacctgtccacagggtgtttttgcttatcgtagaatgcctttcggattgtgtaatgccCCCTGCTACCTTTcgagaggtgcatgatggggatttttccgattatatagagaatattatggaagtattcatggatgatttctcgtttatggcggtgactttgatcgttgtttagctaaccttgataaagtcatgcagcgttgtatagatgttaatcttgttttaaattgggaaaagtgtcagtttatggtcaatgagggagttgtgttagggcatcgatttcgataaaggtatacatgttgacaaggcaaaggtgcgggtgattgagcaattacctcctcccgtgaatgt
This sequence is a window from Silene latifolia isolate original U9 population chromosome 8, ASM4854445v1, whole genome shotgun sequence. Protein-coding genes within it:
- the LOC141595235 gene encoding uncharacterized protein LOC141595235 → MIAYLKVEKELKQKFRDCKLKQVPRDQNVEADVLATPGATFKPTELANIPIAHVLEPSIQKTEEVDKGKLEDHQDEATVLSSTDDQTADPDWRTRYLDWRTPYLDWLRHGKLQNCKKEVRGFKMKATKFTLIENVLFRKSPAGPYLRCLDKQEAQTVLHALHSSECGNHTGGRSLSNKSLRQGYFWPTMRAGSA